In Leptospira brenneri, a single genomic region encodes these proteins:
- a CDS encoding chemotaxis protein CheX, producing MQIKADFINPFLEAATIVFRDVLQQDLIRGKIGIKDSPAPSHEIAIIIGVVGSFSGEVVYSMNLDAAYKVSRKLVPGLSDEDVKNEYKDILGEIANMTTGNAMNIFTSAGQSVEITTPNIQETNHTSVRFNKKPTLSINLYSKFGRIEVNVAIA from the coding sequence ATGCAAATTAAAGCCGACTTCATCAACCCGTTCCTGGAAGCAGCCACCATCGTTTTTCGCGATGTGTTACAACAGGATCTCATCCGAGGTAAAATCGGAATCAAGGATTCTCCCGCACCGAGCCACGAAATTGCGATTATCATCGGTGTGGTGGGTTCCTTTAGTGGTGAAGTGGTTTATAGTATGAACCTCGATGCTGCGTACAAAGTGTCCCGAAAACTAGTGCCGGGCCTCTCTGACGAAGATGTAAAAAATGAATACAAAGACATCCTCGGTGAGATTGCCAACATGACCACAGGTAATGCAATGAACATTTTCACTTCGGCAGGCCAATCAGTAGAGATCACAACACCTAATATCCAAGAGACAAATCACACTTCTGTTCGGTTCAATAAAAAACCAACACTCTCCATCAACTTATATTCTAAGTTTGGAAGAATTGAAGTGAATGTCGCAATCGCTTAA
- a CDS encoding tetratricopeptide repeat protein translates to MKVLSLHLKFVFRNFLIFLFFAVLSVFKISAQTTELFLPFPETWNQNSETQENSKPGDLNSSSSKNLNSNSNSDLKSTVVTSNQTSSNTETSASVNPQTSVTTKTKSADKKKKKKEVIDPSQASFQKGKAYLTRDQKKSAENEFTDSYGKEGDAAKFSRVENTNLFGLDGKEKESTGLVEKQEDPDIKIKTQFELARSLDRIGNPDSEEKAYREYLKLVTEFPKHPELTPRSHYAMAVLLIRKREFRSAAHQLVNIIKNFKDSAEFLPAHHYLGKVYESSWEERDLERSLKYYQLYMNGVEGKTSVPGYDFRKETRERLRVLGSSI, encoded by the coding sequence ATGAAGGTTTTGTCTTTGCACCTTAAATTTGTTTTCCGAAACTTTTTGATTTTTCTATTCTTTGCGGTTCTTTCCGTATTTAAGATTTCTGCACAAACAACGGAATTGTTTTTACCTTTTCCGGAAACCTGGAATCAAAATTCCGAAACTCAAGAGAATTCGAAACCTGGAGATCTAAATAGTAGTTCTTCTAAAAACCTTAACTCTAATAGCAATTCTGATCTAAAATCGACTGTTGTCACTTCAAACCAAACTAGTTCAAATACAGAAACTAGTGCTTCAGTGAACCCACAAACTTCTGTTACAACAAAGACAAAATCTGCTGATAAAAAGAAAAAAAAGAAGGAAGTGATCGATCCTTCCCAGGCTTCTTTTCAAAAAGGAAAAGCATATCTCACACGTGACCAAAAAAAATCTGCAGAGAATGAATTTACTGATTCTTATGGCAAAGAAGGGGATGCAGCAAAGTTTTCTCGTGTAGAAAACACAAATCTATTTGGCCTTGATGGCAAAGAGAAAGAATCCACAGGTCTTGTAGAAAAACAAGAAGATCCAGATATCAAAATTAAAACTCAATTTGAACTAGCTCGTTCTCTAGATCGCATTGGAAATCCTGATTCGGAAGAGAAAGCTTATCGTGAATACTTAAAACTTGTGACTGAATTTCCAAAACACCCTGAACTTACACCTAGATCTCATTATGCGATGGCGGTTCTTCTGATTCGTAAAAGGGAATTTCGTTCGGCGGCCCACCAACTTGTAAATATCATAAAGAATTTTAAAGATTCTGCAGAGTTTCTTCCTGCTCATCATTACTTGGGAAAGGTTTATGAGAGTAGTTGGGAGGAAAGGGATTTGGAACGGTCTTTAAAATACTACCAACTCTATATGAATGGAGTGGAAGGAAAAACTTCTGTGCCTGGTTATGATTTTAGAAAAGAAACCCGCGAGAGACTGCGGGTTTTAGGTTCTTCGATTTAA
- a CDS encoding LIC_11485 family protein has translation MDIKNINIPKVNVDTQKMMGAVDGLVDKIPPQVQDLLKKIAISLFIFFLIMAIYVGWSNGWENAKPQGLQLAQDTRSLFLTEIERDYNRKRKDVRMSDPEDLKYESNRKMQFDFISERESNGYSHDTIPEEQDFLGKEYDFRNRKAEDTSVPPIYTPSGDGLIPAPIDVQPIQPKEDTKSTSGSDSDSELRMQRMLDRVSELEKKVKAKNEEKNLETLKLPKPPEPSEGLGKPRSLERIPKSLR, from the coding sequence GTGGACATTAAAAATATCAATATACCGAAAGTCAATGTAGACACCCAAAAGATGATGGGTGCTGTCGATGGCCTTGTGGATAAGATCCCTCCGCAAGTCCAAGACCTGTTAAAAAAAATTGCCATCTCGCTTTTTATATTTTTTCTGATTATGGCCATTTATGTGGGTTGGAGTAATGGTTGGGAGAATGCCAAACCCCAAGGTTTGCAACTTGCTCAAGATACCCGGAGTTTGTTTCTTACTGAAATTGAAAGGGACTACAATCGTAAACGGAAAGATGTTCGAATGTCTGACCCAGAAGATTTAAAATACGAATCCAATCGTAAGATGCAATTTGATTTTATCAGTGAACGTGAATCCAATGGATACTCACATGATACCATTCCCGAAGAACAAGATTTTTTGGGGAAAGAGTATGATTTTAGAAATCGTAAAGCGGAAGATACCTCTGTTCCCCCCATCTACACTCCGTCAGGTGATGGACTGATCCCTGCTCCGATTGATGTACAACCGATTCAACCCAAAGAAGACACAAAATCAACTTCTGGTTCGGATTCCGATTCAGAACTTAGAATGCAAAGGATGCTCGACCGAGTTTCTGAATTAGAAAAAAAAGTGAAGGCCAAAAACGAAGAAAAGAATTTGGAAACATTGAAATTACCAAAACCACCGGAGCCTAGTGAAGGTCTTGGAAAACCAAGAAGTCTGGAACGAATTCCTAAAAGTTTACGATGA